In Xiphias gladius isolate SHS-SW01 ecotype Sanya breed wild chromosome 16, ASM1685928v1, whole genome shotgun sequence, a genomic segment contains:
- the aff3 gene encoding AF4/FMR2 family member 3 isoform X2 produces the protein MTQSWPSQQALGGDQAQRILYSPKDAKQSTTQQRQNRGDVQLRVARHPHVAPHKSMLADDLKLSSDDEDTQRAIHESASWDRHSLSAQRAHTHGRRVRHSSSGSSGSDSTAESGSSSLHSRSSSPEVHPDPLSPANVQPPCNNKEIDHPSAAQWQLDKWLKKSQKKSCSSERDPSQSTTGRLPSPHTQQAPSPARSWSSNQEYSPSQSPIPSPQFNYSHNNSPLPSPGYSYCPSPSPFPSTCPSPSPSPRHSPIPSPVLSVCPSPCGSLRGSRSPSPVPRDPPRSPSPSLPPSSRVRHYPEVQSQNQTQPSLTTNPHRTKIRSWIAPLPITDPKNKPTISSHPQPNHQHRPKTRPTQEQDQNQSKSKASAVLNSNQSHSLKSRPKSNFHPNSKELSEAPKAKHTLNFEQIQGGRSNQSSNHKPRPPFQPSSQHSPTRAKHLVPASRETNAGHSSHSQSTSKAVSNSGLGSNSRASPSLKPRAKSWESTVPIPVHVNHTKTSQKTPQTKEQEVDNRGKHLTQVEGRKQERKEDRHREKQQGKQERKEDRRLAEEQLLRRPWIQSSAEEEEEEEEEGAIERQRRREETAKGENRRRRERQQRREWQTDQAKQRLLTNAKRHRLHDSHHQGRTKKGGRSEEERQLQPEPSPPPSRSPTPHRSSSSSSSSSNSDSESERQAPITKVAADSTSHKRLTKVGQRGPGRPDTNRPKVLHPRGPTSANPSEGQQTEGKQKLYTLVPFGRSDQTTVSSQRGLRNLVVQIDLCLLKRVPDSTTSSPYKKPPSSPSSSSSTKEKQREAMKHLYIPETATKDIKRKRKLENGVSHRESKRSLPHASNISGHVESSAHTAERNFVTETTHNGYLEEYLDSKRPLSPLSPLSISPESTKPPSKTKTSEQHHIHAHKNRDKNRDSAVKPKMEVECVKVSRQPQPPSESWGPTAHSGTVTNHEPPHHAEYYLHEAKRMKHRADAVVDKLGKAVNYVDAALSFMECGKAMEEGPLEAKSPYTMYSETVELIRYAMRLKSHSGPGAKQEDKQLAVLCFRCLALLYWQMFRLKKDHALKYSKVLLDYFKSCPKVPTTPPCWNDSGKGAGGPPPSLSPNANHLGRGSHGGSTSPSLISIPQRIHQMAANHLNITNSVLYSYEYWEVADNLAKENKEFFNYLNTLSGPLTLHSSIAHTVQYTRQALQWIRISAKLN, from the exons ATGACTCAGTCCTGGCCGTCCCAGCAAGCCTTAGGGGGTGACCAGGCTCAGCGAATCCTCTACAGCCCTAag GATGCAAAACAATCAACTACACAACAAAGGCAAA aTCGGGGGGATGTTCAGCTGCGAGTGGCCCGTCACCCTCACGTGGCACCTCACAAATC CATGCTTGCTGATGACCTGAAGCTGAGCAGTGATGATGAGGACACTCAAAGG GCCATCCACGAGTCAGCTTCCTGGGACAGACACAG CCTGTCAGCACAGCGAGCGCACACACATGGCAGACGGGTGAGACATTCCAGCTCGGGCTCTTCAGGCTCAGACTCCACTGCCGAGTCGGGCAGCAGCAGCCTTCATTCCCGGAGCTCGAGTCCAGAAGTTCACCCAGACCCTCTGTCGCCTGCCAACGTGCAGCCACCGTGCAATAACAAGGAG ATTGATCACCCCTCTGCTGCCCAGTGGCAGTTGGATAAATGGCTCAAGAAGTCCCAGAAAAAGTCTTGCAGCAGTGAACGGGATCCTTCCCAGAGCACTACAGGACGCCTGCCCTCTCCCCACACCCAGCAAGCCCCATCTCCAGCCAGGTCCTGGAGCAGCAATCAGGAATACAGCCCTAGTCAAAGCCCTATTCCCAGCCCACAGTTCAATTACAGCCACAACAATAGCCCCCTACCTAGCCCTGGTTACAGCTATTGCCCTAGCCCCAGCCCATTTCCCAGCACCTGTCCAAGTCCCAGCCCTAGCCCGAGGCACAGCCCGATCCCTAGTCCGGTTCTAAGTGTTTGCCCCAGTCCGTGTGGGAGCCTAAGAGGCAGCCGTAGCCCTAGCCCTGTACCTAGAGACCCTCCAAGAAGCCCAAGTCCCAGCTTACCTCCTTCATCAAGGGTTCGTCACTACCCAGAGGTTCAGAGTCAGAACCAAACACAACCTAGCCTAACAACCAATCCCCACAGGACCAAAATTAGGTCATGGATTGCCCCGTTGCCTATCACCGACCCCAAGAACAAGCCCACAATTAGTAGTCATCCTCAGCCGAATCATCAGCACAGGCCCAAGACTCGACCCACACAGGaacaagaccaaaaccaaagcAAATCCAAGGCCTCTGCTGTTTTAAACTCTAACCAGAGTCACAGCCTCAAATCAAGACCCAAGTCTAACTTTCATCCAAATTCTAAAGAGCTCTCAGAGGCTCCCAAAgccaaacacacattaaatttTGAGCAAATCCAGGGTGGCAGATCCAACCAGAGCTCCAACCACAAGCCCAGGCCTCCATTTCAACCCAGCTCACAACATAGCCCCACAAGAGCAAAGCACTTAGTTCCTGCTAGTCGTGAAACCAACGCTGGTCACAGTTCTCATTCCCAATCTACCTCTAAAGCTGTTAGTAATTCTGGTTTGGGATCGAACTCTAGGGCTAGTCCTAGCCTAAAACCTAGGGCCAAGTCGTGGGAGTCTACAGTGCCCATTCCTGTGCATGttaatcacacaaaaacatcacaaaagaCACCCCAAACTAAGGAACAGGAGGTggacaacagaggaaaacatcTCACCCAAGTAGAGgggagaaaacaagagagaaaagaggacagacatagggaaaaacagcagggaaaacaggagagaaaggaagacaggAGGCTGGCGGAGGAGCAGCTACTGAGACGTCCCTGGATCCAGAGTTCAGcggaagaagaggaggaggaagaggaggagggagcgaTAGAAAGGCAGAGGCGCAGAGAGGAGACAGCAAAAGgggaaaacaggaggaggagggagcggCAACAAAGACGCGAATGGCAAACAGACCAGGCCAAACAGAGACTGCTTACAAACGCCAAGCGACACCGCCTTCACGACTCACACCACCAGGGGAGGacaaaaaaaggagggagaagtgaggaggagagacagtTACAGCCAGAACCTTCACCTCCTCCGTCACGTTCCCCAACTCCTCATAgatcatcctcctcatcctcttcctcctcaaaTTCAGATTCAGAATCTGAACGTCAGGCTCCGATCACCAAAGTTGCAGCAGATTCTACCTCCCACAAGAGACTCACCAAGGTAGGGCAACGAGGCCCAGGCAGACCTGACACCAACAGGCCGAAGGTGCTGCACCCCAGAGGACCCACCTCAGCTAATCCAAGTGAGGGGCAGCAGACTGAAGGGAAGCAAAAACTCTACACCCTAGTCCCTTTTGGGCGAAGTGACCAGACTACAGTGTCTTCCCAGCGAGGGCTTAGAAATCTGGTGGTGCAGATAGACCTCTGTCTTCTCAAAAGGGTCCCAGACAGCACTACTAGTTCTCCTTATAAAaagcctccctcctctccctcctcctcttcatcaaccaaggaaaaacaaagagaagctaTGAAACACCTATACATACCCGAGACCGCGACAAAAGACATCAAAAGGAAACGCAAG TTGGAGAATGGTGTGTCACACAGAGAAAGCAAGAGGAGTCTTCCTCATGCAAGCAACATCTCAGGTCACGTAGAGTCGTCAGCTCACACAGCTGAGCGCAACTTTGTGACTGAGACCACACACAATGg TTACTTGGAGGAGTACTTAGACAGCAAGAGACCACTGTCTCCCCTGTCTCCACTGTCCATCAGCCCTGAGTCCACCAAGCCTCCCTCCAAAACGAAGACTTCAGAGCAGCATCACATCCACGCCCACAAGAACAGAGACAAGAATAGAGATTCTGCTGTAAAG CCCAAGATGGAGGTGGAATGTGTAAAAGTGTCAAGACAGCCCCAGCCCCCATCTGAGTCCTGGGGCCCTACGGCACACAGTGGGACCGTGACTAACCATGAACC TCCACATCATGCTGAGTACTACTTACACGAAGCTAAAAGGATGAAGCACCGTGCCGACGCAGTG gtggaTAAGCTGGGGAAGGCTGTGAATTACGTTGACGCTGCTCTCTCCTTCATGGAATGTGGGAAAGCGATGGAGGAAGGGCCACTCGAGGCAAAATCTCCATATACCATGTACTCAGAGACAGTGGAACTTATTAG GTACGCAATGAGGCTGAAGAGCCACTCTGGCCCTGGGGCAAAACAGGAAGACAAACAGCTGGCGGTTTTGTG TTTCCGATGCCTTGCCCTACTTTACTGGCAGATGTTTCGTTTAAAGAAGGACCATGCACTGAAATATTCCAAAGTGCTGCTGGACTATTTTAAG AGTTGTCCCAAAGTGCCTACTACACCACCCTGTTGGAATGACTCTGGGAA GGGCGCAGGAGGACCCCCTCCTTCGCTCTCACCCAATGCCAATCACCTTGGACGGGGTTCACATGGGGGCAGCACCTCCCCCTCCCTCATAAGCATTCCCCAACGTATCCACCAGATGGCAGCAAATCACCTGAACATTACTAACAGTGTGCTGTACAGCTATGAGTACTGGGAGGTGGCCGACAACCTCGCAAAGGAGAATAAAG AGTTCTTCAATTACTTGAATACATTGTCTGGACCATTGACTCTCCACAGTAGCATTGCTCACACGGTCCAATACACCAGACAGGCTCTTCAGTGGATACGCATTAGTGCCAAACTTAACTAA
- the aff3 gene encoding AF4/FMR2 family member 3 isoform X1, translating to MPAVLGGKGKLSIVCFLLRCAYSQVTRSQHSSCAKDILEDMTQSWPSQQALGGDQAQRILYSPKDAKQSTTQQRQNRGDVQLRVARHPHVAPHKSMLADDLKLSSDDEDTQRAIHESASWDRHSLSAQRAHTHGRRVRHSSSGSSGSDSTAESGSSSLHSRSSSPEVHPDPLSPANVQPPCNNKEIDHPSAAQWQLDKWLKKSQKKSCSSERDPSQSTTGRLPSPHTQQAPSPARSWSSNQEYSPSQSPIPSPQFNYSHNNSPLPSPGYSYCPSPSPFPSTCPSPSPSPRHSPIPSPVLSVCPSPCGSLRGSRSPSPVPRDPPRSPSPSLPPSSRVRHYPEVQSQNQTQPSLTTNPHRTKIRSWIAPLPITDPKNKPTISSHPQPNHQHRPKTRPTQEQDQNQSKSKASAVLNSNQSHSLKSRPKSNFHPNSKELSEAPKAKHTLNFEQIQGGRSNQSSNHKPRPPFQPSSQHSPTRAKHLVPASRETNAGHSSHSQSTSKAVSNSGLGSNSRASPSLKPRAKSWESTVPIPVHVNHTKTSQKTPQTKEQEVDNRGKHLTQVEGRKQERKEDRHREKQQGKQERKEDRRLAEEQLLRRPWIQSSAEEEEEEEEEGAIERQRRREETAKGENRRRRERQQRREWQTDQAKQRLLTNAKRHRLHDSHHQGRTKKGGRSEEERQLQPEPSPPPSRSPTPHRSSSSSSSSSNSDSESERQAPITKVAADSTSHKRLTKVGQRGPGRPDTNRPKVLHPRGPTSANPSEGQQTEGKQKLYTLVPFGRSDQTTVSSQRGLRNLVVQIDLCLLKRVPDSTTSSPYKKPPSSPSSSSSTKEKQREAMKHLYIPETATKDIKRKRKLENGVSHRESKRSLPHASNISGHVESSAHTAERNFVTETTHNGYLEEYLDSKRPLSPLSPLSISPESTKPPSKTKTSEQHHIHAHKNRDKNRDSAVKPKMEVECVKVSRQPQPPSESWGPTAHSGTVTNHEPPHHAEYYLHEAKRMKHRADAVVDKLGKAVNYVDAALSFMECGKAMEEGPLEAKSPYTMYSETVELIRYAMRLKSHSGPGAKQEDKQLAVLCFRCLALLYWQMFRLKKDHALKYSKVLLDYFKSCPKVPTTPPCWNDSGKGAGGPPPSLSPNANHLGRGSHGGSTSPSLISIPQRIHQMAANHLNITNSVLYSYEYWEVADNLAKENKEFFNYLNTLSGPLTLHSSIAHTVQYTRQALQWIRISAKLN from the exons ATGCCTGCTGTCCTCGGTGGCAAAGGGAAACTTTCcattgtctgttttctgctccGATGCGCATATTCTCAG GTCACAAGAAGCCAACACAGCAGCTGTGCCAAAGATATTCTGGAG GACATGACTCAGTCCTGGCCGTCCCAGCAAGCCTTAGGGGGTGACCAGGCTCAGCGAATCCTCTACAGCCCTAag GATGCAAAACAATCAACTACACAACAAAGGCAAA aTCGGGGGGATGTTCAGCTGCGAGTGGCCCGTCACCCTCACGTGGCACCTCACAAATC CATGCTTGCTGATGACCTGAAGCTGAGCAGTGATGATGAGGACACTCAAAGG GCCATCCACGAGTCAGCTTCCTGGGACAGACACAG CCTGTCAGCACAGCGAGCGCACACACATGGCAGACGGGTGAGACATTCCAGCTCGGGCTCTTCAGGCTCAGACTCCACTGCCGAGTCGGGCAGCAGCAGCCTTCATTCCCGGAGCTCGAGTCCAGAAGTTCACCCAGACCCTCTGTCGCCTGCCAACGTGCAGCCACCGTGCAATAACAAGGAG ATTGATCACCCCTCTGCTGCCCAGTGGCAGTTGGATAAATGGCTCAAGAAGTCCCAGAAAAAGTCTTGCAGCAGTGAACGGGATCCTTCCCAGAGCACTACAGGACGCCTGCCCTCTCCCCACACCCAGCAAGCCCCATCTCCAGCCAGGTCCTGGAGCAGCAATCAGGAATACAGCCCTAGTCAAAGCCCTATTCCCAGCCCACAGTTCAATTACAGCCACAACAATAGCCCCCTACCTAGCCCTGGTTACAGCTATTGCCCTAGCCCCAGCCCATTTCCCAGCACCTGTCCAAGTCCCAGCCCTAGCCCGAGGCACAGCCCGATCCCTAGTCCGGTTCTAAGTGTTTGCCCCAGTCCGTGTGGGAGCCTAAGAGGCAGCCGTAGCCCTAGCCCTGTACCTAGAGACCCTCCAAGAAGCCCAAGTCCCAGCTTACCTCCTTCATCAAGGGTTCGTCACTACCCAGAGGTTCAGAGTCAGAACCAAACACAACCTAGCCTAACAACCAATCCCCACAGGACCAAAATTAGGTCATGGATTGCCCCGTTGCCTATCACCGACCCCAAGAACAAGCCCACAATTAGTAGTCATCCTCAGCCGAATCATCAGCACAGGCCCAAGACTCGACCCACACAGGaacaagaccaaaaccaaagcAAATCCAAGGCCTCTGCTGTTTTAAACTCTAACCAGAGTCACAGCCTCAAATCAAGACCCAAGTCTAACTTTCATCCAAATTCTAAAGAGCTCTCAGAGGCTCCCAAAgccaaacacacattaaatttTGAGCAAATCCAGGGTGGCAGATCCAACCAGAGCTCCAACCACAAGCCCAGGCCTCCATTTCAACCCAGCTCACAACATAGCCCCACAAGAGCAAAGCACTTAGTTCCTGCTAGTCGTGAAACCAACGCTGGTCACAGTTCTCATTCCCAATCTACCTCTAAAGCTGTTAGTAATTCTGGTTTGGGATCGAACTCTAGGGCTAGTCCTAGCCTAAAACCTAGGGCCAAGTCGTGGGAGTCTACAGTGCCCATTCCTGTGCATGttaatcacacaaaaacatcacaaaagaCACCCCAAACTAAGGAACAGGAGGTggacaacagaggaaaacatcTCACCCAAGTAGAGgggagaaaacaagagagaaaagaggacagacatagggaaaaacagcagggaaaacaggagagaaaggaagacaggAGGCTGGCGGAGGAGCAGCTACTGAGACGTCCCTGGATCCAGAGTTCAGcggaagaagaggaggaggaagaggaggagggagcgaTAGAAAGGCAGAGGCGCAGAGAGGAGACAGCAAAAGgggaaaacaggaggaggagggagcggCAACAAAGACGCGAATGGCAAACAGACCAGGCCAAACAGAGACTGCTTACAAACGCCAAGCGACACCGCCTTCACGACTCACACCACCAGGGGAGGacaaaaaaaggagggagaagtgaggaggagagacagtTACAGCCAGAACCTTCACCTCCTCCGTCACGTTCCCCAACTCCTCATAgatcatcctcctcatcctcttcctcctcaaaTTCAGATTCAGAATCTGAACGTCAGGCTCCGATCACCAAAGTTGCAGCAGATTCTACCTCCCACAAGAGACTCACCAAGGTAGGGCAACGAGGCCCAGGCAGACCTGACACCAACAGGCCGAAGGTGCTGCACCCCAGAGGACCCACCTCAGCTAATCCAAGTGAGGGGCAGCAGACTGAAGGGAAGCAAAAACTCTACACCCTAGTCCCTTTTGGGCGAAGTGACCAGACTACAGTGTCTTCCCAGCGAGGGCTTAGAAATCTGGTGGTGCAGATAGACCTCTGTCTTCTCAAAAGGGTCCCAGACAGCACTACTAGTTCTCCTTATAAAaagcctccctcctctccctcctcctcttcatcaaccaaggaaaaacaaagagaagctaTGAAACACCTATACATACCCGAGACCGCGACAAAAGACATCAAAAGGAAACGCAAG TTGGAGAATGGTGTGTCACACAGAGAAAGCAAGAGGAGTCTTCCTCATGCAAGCAACATCTCAGGTCACGTAGAGTCGTCAGCTCACACAGCTGAGCGCAACTTTGTGACTGAGACCACACACAATGg TTACTTGGAGGAGTACTTAGACAGCAAGAGACCACTGTCTCCCCTGTCTCCACTGTCCATCAGCCCTGAGTCCACCAAGCCTCCCTCCAAAACGAAGACTTCAGAGCAGCATCACATCCACGCCCACAAGAACAGAGACAAGAATAGAGATTCTGCTGTAAAG CCCAAGATGGAGGTGGAATGTGTAAAAGTGTCAAGACAGCCCCAGCCCCCATCTGAGTCCTGGGGCCCTACGGCACACAGTGGGACCGTGACTAACCATGAACC TCCACATCATGCTGAGTACTACTTACACGAAGCTAAAAGGATGAAGCACCGTGCCGACGCAGTG gtggaTAAGCTGGGGAAGGCTGTGAATTACGTTGACGCTGCTCTCTCCTTCATGGAATGTGGGAAAGCGATGGAGGAAGGGCCACTCGAGGCAAAATCTCCATATACCATGTACTCAGAGACAGTGGAACTTATTAG GTACGCAATGAGGCTGAAGAGCCACTCTGGCCCTGGGGCAAAACAGGAAGACAAACAGCTGGCGGTTTTGTG TTTCCGATGCCTTGCCCTACTTTACTGGCAGATGTTTCGTTTAAAGAAGGACCATGCACTGAAATATTCCAAAGTGCTGCTGGACTATTTTAAG AGTTGTCCCAAAGTGCCTACTACACCACCCTGTTGGAATGACTCTGGGAA GGGCGCAGGAGGACCCCCTCCTTCGCTCTCACCCAATGCCAATCACCTTGGACGGGGTTCACATGGGGGCAGCACCTCCCCCTCCCTCATAAGCATTCCCCAACGTATCCACCAGATGGCAGCAAATCACCTGAACATTACTAACAGTGTGCTGTACAGCTATGAGTACTGGGAGGTGGCCGACAACCTCGCAAAGGAGAATAAAG AGTTCTTCAATTACTTGAATACATTGTCTGGACCATTGACTCTCCACAGTAGCATTGCTCACACGGTCCAATACACCAGACAGGCTCTTCAGTGGATACGCATTAGTGCCAAACTTAACTAA